The DNA sequence GCCGCGTACAAGGCCGCGGAGGTGGCCCGGCGGCTCATCGGTTGCGGGTCTGAGGTCAAGGTGGTGATGACCAAGGCCGCGCAGGAGTTTGTGGGTCCGTTGACCTTTCAGGCCTTGACCGGTCAGAAGGTGGCCACGGCCATGTTCGGGCCGGGGAGCGACCCCTTGGAGCACGTGGCCCTGGGGCAGGAGGTGGATGCCATTGTGGTGGCGCCGGCCACCGCCAATCTCATCGGCAAGCTGGCCGCGGGGATCGGAGACGATCTGCTCACCACCATCATGCTGGCGGCCACCAAGCCGGTGCTGCTTTGCCCGGCCATGAACGTTGAGATGTGGGCCAACCGGGTGGTGCAGGAAAACCTGGCCAGGTTGAAAGGGCGGGGCTTGATGGTGATGGACCCCTGTGCCGGCCCCCTGGCCTGCGGCGCGGTGGGGTTGGGCCGCTTGCCGGAGCCGGACCTTATCGTAGAGGCCTGCGCCCGCCTGCTTAGTGCGCCGGATTTGGTGGGGCGGAGGGTCTTGGTCACCGCGGGGCCCACTCATGAAGACTTCGACCCGGTGCGGTTTTTGACCAACCGCTCCAGTGGCAAGCAGGGGTACGCGTTGGCGAAGGTGGCCTGGCGCCGGGGTGCGGACGTCATCCTGGTGAGCGGTCCTACCAGCCTTCCCACGCCCTATGGGGTGGTTCGGGTGCCGGTGCGCTCGGCCCTGGATATGCTCAGCGCGGTGAACGAGCATTTTCCAGAGACAGACGTCTTGTTAATGGCCGCGGCAGTGGGAGATTATCGTCCTACTCAGGCCGAAATCCGGAAGATCAAGCGGGGCGTCCAGGAGGAGATGCAGTTTCATCTTACCCAGAACCCTGATATTCTGAAGCACGTAGCTTTGTCCAAAACCCGGCAGATCGTGGTGGGGTTCGCGGCGGAGACCCATGATCTGGAGGCCGAGGCCCGCCGCAAGATGCGGGAAAAACACCTGGACCTCATAGTGGCCAACGATGTGAACCGCCCGGATTCCGGGTTCCAGGTAGATACCAACGAA is a window from the Desulfobaccales bacterium genome containing:
- the coaBC gene encoding bifunctional phosphopantothenoylcysteine decarboxylase/phosphopantothenate--cysteine ligase CoaBC; the protein is MVFTGKRILLGVTGGIAAYKAAEVARRLIGCGSEVKVVMTKAAQEFVGPLTFQALTGQKVATAMFGPGSDPLEHVALGQEVDAIVVAPATANLIGKLAAGIGDDLLTTIMLAATKPVLLCPAMNVEMWANRVVQENLARLKGRGLMVMDPCAGPLACGAVGLGRLPEPDLIVEACARLLSAPDLVGRRVLVTAGPTHEDFDPVRFLTNRSSGKQGYALAKVAWRRGADVILVSGPTSLPTPYGVVRVPVRSALDMLSAVNEHFPETDVLLMAAAVGDYRPTQAEIRKIKRGVQEEMQFHLTQNPDILKHVALSKTRQIVVGFAAETHDLEAEARRKMREKHLDLIVANDVNRPDSGFQVDTNEVTIIAATGEPLVLPLMSKEEVAVRILDRVIELLKTRGRGL